The following are encoded together in the Buteo buteo chromosome 2, bButBut1.hap1.1, whole genome shotgun sequence genome:
- the LOC142038111 gene encoding uncharacterized protein LOC142038111 isoform X2: protein MAGQTQEPVTFEDVAVYLSHAEWDALAAGQRELYRTVMLDNYKLLTSLGYPGPKPDVLYRIEHGEEPWICTPQSPVRWDGPDSPSPGHDGDVSWLEEPPSGWWPGAGGRHALEERMQTPCCAGGRCVQWRLRCRRLLNKFKCLGDRSELPAEAASRGVEAVGSGDQAQTVFLPGKEGEVEDKQGVKANVTQSRGSPLRPVMEQQNKKADPQKHLRRSRRKRFQRNAQKSRYALREVTFLRRKRKLSVKDLNETILKDHCYCVVSETQFLRCTPHPSPLREHDYCRNRQAGVLALKDHEYCHMQRICYQGRVNKIVHLTGKARAMLHRLAKQKSQIRRIIRKAKRIMWPSKPCANKTLEFSQGSSSAGCLSEPTVPPAKAEDDPTKGMCGAFCPPAKQETVLSQGGTSEPLHAPVVSFEPTAAPPPSNAAAEVKREATHPKVYVHCETQRTQLIQSPDAKENVGGHELVNSNYISLHDAYKMVMQTVKHMLDSVCHNFELCGYSQCKDIWPIIIQIDS from the exons ATGGCGGGGCAGACGCAG GAACCGGTGACCTTCGAGGACGTTGCTGTCTATCTGAGCCACGCAGAGTGGGACGCCCttgcagcagggcagagggagctgTACCGCACTGTCATGCTGGACAACTACAAGCTCTTGACATCCCTGG GCTACCCAGGCCCCAAACCTGACGTTTTATACCGGATAGAGCATGGGGAAGAGCCATGGATCTGCACACCGCAGAGCCCAGTGAGGTGGGATGGACCCGACAGCCCCTCTCCAG GACACGATGGGGACGTGAGCTGGCTGGAGGAGCCTCCCTCAGGCTGGTGGCCTGGTGCTGGTGGACGCCATGCGCTGGAGGAGAGGATGCAGACCCCctgctgtg CAGGAGGACGGTGTGTGCAGTGGCGCCTCCGGTGTAGAAGACTGCTGAACAAGTTCAAGTGTCTTGGGGATAGGAGCGAGCTGCCAGCAGAGGCGGCCAGCAGAGGAGTGGAGGCAGTGGGAAGTGGAGACCAGGCACAGACGGTTTTCTTGcctgggaaagagggagaagtaGAGGATAAACAAGGGGTCAAGGCAAATGTGACACAAAGCAGAGGATCCCCACTTCGTCCGGTGATggaacagcaaaacaaaaaggcagatcCTCAGAAGCACCTGCGTCGTAGCCGTAGGAAGAGGTTTCAAAGGAATGCCCAGAAGAGTCGATACGCTTTGAGAGAAGTGACATTTCTCCGGAGAAAGAGGAAACTGTCTGTCAAGGATTTGAATGAGACTATTTTGAAAGACCACTGTTACTGTGTGGTGAGTGAGACACAGTTCTTGCGTTGCACCCCACATCCATCTCCTCTGAGAGAACACGACTACTGCAGGAACCGCCAGGCTGGTGTCTTGGCACTTAAGGACCACGAATACTGTCACATGCAAAGGATTTGTTATCAGGGCAGAGTTAATAAAATTGTTCATCTTACTGGTAAGGCTCGGGCCATGCTTCACAGGCTGGCAAAGCAAAAATCCCAAATCAGGCGAATCATCAGGAAAGCCAAGCGAATTATGTGGCCTTCCAAGCCTTGTGCCAACAAGACATTAGAGTTTTCCCAGGGTTCTTCTAGTGCCGGCTGTCTTTCTGAACCCACTGTCCCTCCTGCTAAGGCAGAAGACGACCCCACGAAGGGAATGTGTGGGGCATTTTGTCCTCCTGCAAAACAGGAGACTGTGCTGTCGCAAGGGGGCACGTCAGAACCACTTCATGCCCCTGTGGTGTCTTTTGAACCCACGGCTGCACCCCCACCCTCAAATGCTGCTGCGGAGGTGAAGAGGGAAGCGACACACCCCAAGGTGTACGTACACTGCGAGACGCAGAGGACACAGCTGATCCAGAGCCCTGATGCTAAGGAAAATGTTGGAGGACATGAACTTGTTAATTCAAATTACATATCACTGCATGATGCATATAAAATGGTGATGCAGACTGTCAAACACATGTTGGACTCCGTATGCCATAACTTTGAGCTCTGTGGCTACTCTCAGTGTAAGGATATCTGGCCCATCATCATTCAGATAGACAGCTGA
- the LOC142028574 gene encoding LOW QUALITY PROTEIN: GTPase IMAP family member 5-like (The sequence of the model RefSeq protein was modified relative to this genomic sequence to represent the inferred CDS: inserted 1 base in 1 codon; substituted 1 base at 1 genomic stop codon), translated as MRLLLVVKSGAGKSATSNTLLGECVFKFATELVIVSCVQARGCCDGEDIAVTDTAEIFDPKAAICEVYKEITQCIRLSSPGPHVLLLGTNLGQSIKEDKEAVQRLQDIFGVDDLRYTIIXTHAEDLAGRSLHNYLRYCSNGVLQDLILRCGSRYCSFNNRAVGAEQDQQVTKLMGMVCHVVQKNGGEWXSNDVYLETSLMEEKVEYHMGRYKAERKMREWSRAMPCRIIRRGSGRKRVGERRREKRAAPLLPGGWGGGLRHVAYFRHGALRVAGAPEAPL; from the exons ATGAGGCTCCTCCTGGTTGTGAAGAGTGGGGCAGGGAAAAGTGCCACCAGCAACACCCTCCTCGGAGAATGCGTGTTCAAGTTTGCGACCGAGCTGGTGATTGTGAGCTGTGTGCAAGCACGAGGGTGCTGCGATGGCGAGGACATCGCAGTCACTGACACAGCTGAAATTTTTGATCCAAAGGCTGCCATCTGTGAGGTGTACAAAGAAATTACTCAGTGCATCAGGCTGTCCTCCCCAGGCCcccatgtgctgctgctgggaaccAATCTGGGCCAATCCATCAAGGAGGACAAGGAGGCTGTACAGAGACTGCAGGACATTTTTGGAGTTGATGATTTGAGGTACACGATTA TTACTCATGCAGAAGACCTGGCAGGGAGGTCGCTGCACAATTACCTGCGGTATTGTAGCAACGGAGTGCTCCAGGACCTGATCCTGCGCTGTGGGAGCAGGTACTGCAGCTTCAACAACAGAGCAGTTGGTGCTGAACAGGACCAGCAGGTCACCAAGCTGATGGGGATGGTCTGCCACGTGGTGCAGAAGAATGGGGGTGAGTGGTAGAGCAACGACGTGTACCTGGAAACCAGTTTAATGGAAGAGAAAGTGGAGTATCACATGGGGAGgtacaaagcagagaggaaaatgaggGAGTGGTCCAGAGCTATGCCATGCAGGATAATT AGGCGTGGCTCCGGCCGGAAGCGCGTGGGGGAGCGACGGCGGGAGAAGCGGGCCGCGCCGCTTctgccgggggggtgggggggaggccTACGTCACGTGGCCTACTTCCGGCACGGAGCCTTGCGGGTGGCTGGCGCACCGGAAGCGCCGCTTTGA
- the LOC142038111 gene encoding uncharacterized protein LOC142038111 isoform X1, with product MAGQTQQEPVTFEDVAVYLSHAEWDALAAGQRELYRTVMLDNYKLLTSLGYPGPKPDVLYRIEHGEEPWICTPQSPVRWDGPDSPSPGHDGDVSWLEEPPSGWWPGAGGRHALEERMQTPCCAGGRCVQWRLRCRRLLNKFKCLGDRSELPAEAASRGVEAVGSGDQAQTVFLPGKEGEVEDKQGVKANVTQSRGSPLRPVMEQQNKKADPQKHLRRSRRKRFQRNAQKSRYALREVTFLRRKRKLSVKDLNETILKDHCYCVVSETQFLRCTPHPSPLREHDYCRNRQAGVLALKDHEYCHMQRICYQGRVNKIVHLTGKARAMLHRLAKQKSQIRRIIRKAKRIMWPSKPCANKTLEFSQGSSSAGCLSEPTVPPAKAEDDPTKGMCGAFCPPAKQETVLSQGGTSEPLHAPVVSFEPTAAPPPSNAAAEVKREATHPKVYVHCETQRTQLIQSPDAKENVGGHELVNSNYISLHDAYKMVMQTVKHMLDSVCHNFELCGYSQCKDIWPIIIQIDS from the exons ATGGCGGGGCAGACGCAG CAGGAACCGGTGACCTTCGAGGACGTTGCTGTCTATCTGAGCCACGCAGAGTGGGACGCCCttgcagcagggcagagggagctgTACCGCACTGTCATGCTGGACAACTACAAGCTCTTGACATCCCTGG GCTACCCAGGCCCCAAACCTGACGTTTTATACCGGATAGAGCATGGGGAAGAGCCATGGATCTGCACACCGCAGAGCCCAGTGAGGTGGGATGGACCCGACAGCCCCTCTCCAG GACACGATGGGGACGTGAGCTGGCTGGAGGAGCCTCCCTCAGGCTGGTGGCCTGGTGCTGGTGGACGCCATGCGCTGGAGGAGAGGATGCAGACCCCctgctgtg CAGGAGGACGGTGTGTGCAGTGGCGCCTCCGGTGTAGAAGACTGCTGAACAAGTTCAAGTGTCTTGGGGATAGGAGCGAGCTGCCAGCAGAGGCGGCCAGCAGAGGAGTGGAGGCAGTGGGAAGTGGAGACCAGGCACAGACGGTTTTCTTGcctgggaaagagggagaagtaGAGGATAAACAAGGGGTCAAGGCAAATGTGACACAAAGCAGAGGATCCCCACTTCGTCCGGTGATggaacagcaaaacaaaaaggcagatcCTCAGAAGCACCTGCGTCGTAGCCGTAGGAAGAGGTTTCAAAGGAATGCCCAGAAGAGTCGATACGCTTTGAGAGAAGTGACATTTCTCCGGAGAAAGAGGAAACTGTCTGTCAAGGATTTGAATGAGACTATTTTGAAAGACCACTGTTACTGTGTGGTGAGTGAGACACAGTTCTTGCGTTGCACCCCACATCCATCTCCTCTGAGAGAACACGACTACTGCAGGAACCGCCAGGCTGGTGTCTTGGCACTTAAGGACCACGAATACTGTCACATGCAAAGGATTTGTTATCAGGGCAGAGTTAATAAAATTGTTCATCTTACTGGTAAGGCTCGGGCCATGCTTCACAGGCTGGCAAAGCAAAAATCCCAAATCAGGCGAATCATCAGGAAAGCCAAGCGAATTATGTGGCCTTCCAAGCCTTGTGCCAACAAGACATTAGAGTTTTCCCAGGGTTCTTCTAGTGCCGGCTGTCTTTCTGAACCCACTGTCCCTCCTGCTAAGGCAGAAGACGACCCCACGAAGGGAATGTGTGGGGCATTTTGTCCTCCTGCAAAACAGGAGACTGTGCTGTCGCAAGGGGGCACGTCAGAACCACTTCATGCCCCTGTGGTGTCTTTTGAACCCACGGCTGCACCCCCACCCTCAAATGCTGCTGCGGAGGTGAAGAGGGAAGCGACACACCCCAAGGTGTACGTACACTGCGAGACGCAGAGGACACAGCTGATCCAGAGCCCTGATGCTAAGGAAAATGTTGGAGGACATGAACTTGTTAATTCAAATTACATATCACTGCATGATGCATATAAAATGGTGATGCAGACTGTCAAACACATGTTGGACTCCGTATGCCATAACTTTGAGCTCTGTGGCTACTCTCAGTGTAAGGATATCTGGCCCATCATCATTCAGATAGACAGCTGA